Proteins found in one Arachis stenosperma cultivar V10309 chromosome 8, arast.V10309.gnm1.PFL2, whole genome shotgun sequence genomic segment:
- the LOC130944542 gene encoding uncharacterized protein LOC130944542 isoform X1, producing MALGNASLGPSVPYSFPAASLCTQCFLQSPRLSLRASAALTEKARFVARRKESISVRQLERPLIEYMRLPASQYSVLDAERIERVNDNTFRCYVYGFKFFNFEVIPVLLVKVEEQPDGCCIKLLSCKLEGSPMVASQNDKFDALMVNRISCDSDSDMSLVHKLTSDTLIEVSIEIPFAFRVIPKQAIESAGTQVLEQILRIMLPRFMSQLVKDYHAWASGDTSRGPLGTGEI from the exons ATGGCACTGGGCAACGCCTCGCTGGGTCCTTCCGTTCCGTATTCGTTCCCTGCTGCATCGTTGTGCACCCAATGCTTTTTACAGTCCCCTCGCCTTTCCCTTCGTGCTTCAGCAGCTCTCACCGAGAAAGCCCGGTTCGTTGCTCGGCGTAAGGAGTCCATTTCCGTTAGGCAACTCGAACGTCCACTAA TTGAGTACATGCGGTTGCCGGCTAGTCAGTATTCTGTGTTAGACGCGGAGAGGATTGAACGCGTGAATGATAACACCTTCAGGTGTTACGTTTACGGGTTTAAGTTCTTCAACTTTGAGGTTATTCCGGTTTTGCTTGTTAAGGTGGAAGAACAACCTGATGGTTGTTGCATCAAGCTCTTGTCCTGCAAG CTAGAGGGCTCGCCCATGGTGGCTTCTCAGAATGACAAATTTGATG CTTTAATGGTGAACCGGATATCATGTGACAGTGATTCTGACATGTCATTGGTACATAAACTCACATCAGATACTTTAATTGAGGTAAGCATTGAAATTCCTTTCGCCTTCCGAGTAATACCAAAGCAAGCGATTGAATCTGCTGGAACTCAGGTCCTTGAACAAATACTTAGGATTATGCTTCCCCGGTTTATGTCACAG TTAGTGAAGGATTATCATGCGTGGGCTTCTGGCGATACCTCAAGGGGGCCACTAGGTACTGGTGAAATATGA
- the LOC130944542 gene encoding uncharacterized protein LOC130944542 isoform X2 encodes MALGNASLGPSVPYSFPAASLCTQCFLQSPRLSLRASAALTEKARFVARRKESISVRQLERPLIEYMRLPASQYSVLDAERIERVNDNTFRCYVYGFKFFNFEVIPVLLVKVEEQPDGCCIKLLSCKLEGSPMVASQNDKFDEPSEKTRCVPKGSILFLSDLAQSLLPSYCPSQSCALNEERLKKKSAQSHTIRFILLSGMPFQYFKMVMQL; translated from the exons ATGGCACTGGGCAACGCCTCGCTGGGTCCTTCCGTTCCGTATTCGTTCCCTGCTGCATCGTTGTGCACCCAATGCTTTTTACAGTCCCCTCGCCTTTCCCTTCGTGCTTCAGCAGCTCTCACCGAGAAAGCCCGGTTCGTTGCTCGGCGTAAGGAGTCCATTTCCGTTAGGCAACTCGAACGTCCACTAA TTGAGTACATGCGGTTGCCGGCTAGTCAGTATTCTGTGTTAGACGCGGAGAGGATTGAACGCGTGAATGATAACACCTTCAGGTGTTACGTTTACGGGTTTAAGTTCTTCAACTTTGAGGTTATTCCGGTTTTGCTTGTTAAGGTGGAAGAACAACCTGATGGTTGTTGCATCAAGCTCTTGTCCTGCAAG CTAGAGGGCTCGCCCATGGTGGCTTCTCAGAATGACAAATTTGATG AGCCTAGCGAGAAAACTCGTTGTGTACCAAAAGGATCCATTCTCTTTTTGTCGGATCTGGCCCAATCTCTTTTGCCTTCCTATTGCCCTTCGCAAAG TTGTGCCCTTAATGAGGAaaggttaaaaaaaaaatctgcaCAAAGTCATACTATTCGGTTTATTCTACTTTCTGGAATGCCTTTTCAATACTTTAAGATGGTAATGCAGCTTTAA
- the LOC130944542 gene encoding uncharacterized protein LOC130944542 isoform X3, translating to MALGNASLGPSVPYSFPAASLCTQCFLQSPRLSLRASAALTEKARFVARRKESISVRQLERPLIEYMRLPASQYSVLDAERIERVNDNTFRCYVYGFKFFNFEVIPVLLVKVEEQPDGCCIKLLSCKLEGSPMVASQNDKFDVVPLMRKG from the exons ATGGCACTGGGCAACGCCTCGCTGGGTCCTTCCGTTCCGTATTCGTTCCCTGCTGCATCGTTGTGCACCCAATGCTTTTTACAGTCCCCTCGCCTTTCCCTTCGTGCTTCAGCAGCTCTCACCGAGAAAGCCCGGTTCGTTGCTCGGCGTAAGGAGTCCATTTCCGTTAGGCAACTCGAACGTCCACTAA TTGAGTACATGCGGTTGCCGGCTAGTCAGTATTCTGTGTTAGACGCGGAGAGGATTGAACGCGTGAATGATAACACCTTCAGGTGTTACGTTTACGGGTTTAAGTTCTTCAACTTTGAGGTTATTCCGGTTTTGCTTGTTAAGGTGGAAGAACAACCTGATGGTTGTTGCATCAAGCTCTTGTCCTGCAAG CTAGAGGGCTCGCCCATGGTGGCTTCTCAGAATGACAAATTTGATG TTGTGCCCTTAATGAGGAaaggttaa
- the LOC130944542 gene encoding uncharacterized protein LOC130944542 isoform X4, protein MALGNASLGPSVPYSFPAASLCTQCFLQSPRLSLRASAALTEKARFVARRKESISVRQLERPLIEYMRLPASQYSVLDAERIERVNDNTFRCYVYGFKFFNFEVIPVLLVKVEEQPDGCCIKLLSCKLEGSPMVASQNDKFDV, encoded by the exons ATGGCACTGGGCAACGCCTCGCTGGGTCCTTCCGTTCCGTATTCGTTCCCTGCTGCATCGTTGTGCACCCAATGCTTTTTACAGTCCCCTCGCCTTTCCCTTCGTGCTTCAGCAGCTCTCACCGAGAAAGCCCGGTTCGTTGCTCGGCGTAAGGAGTCCATTTCCGTTAGGCAACTCGAACGTCCACTAA TTGAGTACATGCGGTTGCCGGCTAGTCAGTATTCTGTGTTAGACGCGGAGAGGATTGAACGCGTGAATGATAACACCTTCAGGTGTTACGTTTACGGGTTTAAGTTCTTCAACTTTGAGGTTATTCCGGTTTTGCTTGTTAAGGTGGAAGAACAACCTGATGGTTGTTGCATCAAGCTCTTGTCCTGCAAG CTAGAGGGCTCGCCCATGGTGGCTTCTCAGAATGACAAATTTGATG TGTAG